One Cyanobium sp. Tous-M-B4 DNA segment encodes these proteins:
- the coaD gene encoding pantetheine-phosphate adenylyltransferase: protein MRALYPGSFDPLTLGHLDLIERAARLFDGVVVAVLQNPSKQPAFSLEQRLEQIGTATAHLPGVEVGSFDGLTVDFASRCQAQVILRGLRALSDFEFELQIAHTNKSLAPQVETLFLATAVHHSFLSSSVVKEVARFGGDVRHMVPPGVAEDLCRLFNRASV, encoded by the coding sequence ATGCGCGCCCTCTACCCCGGCAGCTTCGATCCCCTCACCCTGGGCCACCTCGACCTGATCGAGAGGGCAGCACGCCTGTTTGATGGCGTGGTGGTGGCCGTGCTGCAGAACCCCAGCAAACAGCCGGCCTTCAGCCTCGAGCAGCGACTGGAGCAGATCGGCACTGCCACGGCCCATCTCCCGGGGGTTGAAGTGGGCAGTTTTGATGGCCTCACCGTCGATTTCGCCAGTCGTTGCCAGGCCCAGGTGATTCTGCGGGGCCTGCGGGCCCTGAGCGACTTTGAATTCGAATTGCAGATCGCCCACACCAACAAAAGCCTGGCCCCCCAGGTGGAAACCCTGTTTCTGGCTACTGCTGTGCACCACAGCTTCCTGAGCAGTTCAGTGGTGAAGGAGGTGGCTCGCTTTGGCGGCGATGTGCGTCACATGGTGCCCCCCGGAGTGGCGGAAGACCTGTGCAGGCTTTTTAATCGGGCATCTGTTTAG
- a CDS encoding flavin reductase family protein: MALNTALNAEAKKTLLRKIPHGVFICGVAEGDEVNGFTASWVTQGSFEPPLVVMAVRADSTSNGIIQRTKKFSLNVLAADQKDLAAVFFKPQKGMGGRFDAAPFSLGELGLPILDNALGAVECELVGQVAHGDHTVFVGEVKTATLHRDGAALEIGSTGWQYGG; this comes from the coding sequence ATGGCCCTTAACACCGCCCTCAACGCTGAAGCCAAGAAAACCCTGCTGCGCAAAATTCCCCATGGCGTGTTCATCTGCGGCGTAGCTGAGGGGGATGAGGTCAATGGCTTCACCGCCAGCTGGGTGACCCAGGGCTCCTTTGAGCCGCCATTGGTGGTGATGGCTGTGCGGGCCGACAGCACCAGCAACGGCATCATTCAGCGCACCAAGAAATTTTCCCTGAACGTGCTTGCCGCTGACCAGAAGGACCTGGCCGCAGTTTTCTTCAAACCCCAAAAAGGCATGGGCGGTCGCTTCGATGCAGCACCCTTCAGCCTCGGTGAGCTGGGCTTGCCGATTCTCGACAACGCCTTGGGGGCGGTGGAATGTGAGCTGGTGGGTCAGGTGGCCCATGGCGACCACACCGTGTTTGTGGGCGAAGTGAAGACGGCCACCCTGCACCGCGATGGTGCTGCCCTTGAGATCGGCAGCACCGGCTGGCAATACGGCGGTTGA
- the uvrC gene encoding excinuclease ABC subunit UvrC → MSLPLLQQPERLKVRLKEVPSEPGCYLLRDASDRILYIGKAKVLRNRVRSYFQSGSGHGHSPRISLMVRQVCEIEFIVTDSEAEALALESNLIKQNQPHFNVLLKDDKKYPYLCITWSEAYPRIFITRRRRFRSPLDRFYGPYVDVGLLRRTLTLVKRVFPLRQRPQPLYRERTCLNYDIGRCPGVCQEKISSEAYHLTLRQVAMVFQGRNEELLELLNEQMGKYAERLDFESAARVRDQLQGIDTLTADQKMSLGDSSVSRDVVALAADERVAAVQLFQMRAGKLVGRLGFTADAVGADGQPLEPGRILQRVVEEHYSQVEPVEIPPELLLQHALPQQPLIEEWLAERRGRKVKLAVPQRQQKADLIELLERNASYELQRAQRGAEQQLLATEDLAQLLELPTPPRRVEGYDISHIQGSDAVASQVVFIDGLPAKQHYRKYKIQSSSIRSGHSDDFMAMAEIMRRRFRRWAQAKAEGADLGELRRATNTTLHTAGLNDWPDVVMIDGGKGQLSAVMEALRELNLHEELVVCSLAKQREEVFMPGAKQPLESEPDQLGVQLLRRLRDEAHRFAVSFHRQQRGERMKRSRLSDIPGLGPKRVKELLAHFRSIDAIQLASPEQIAAAPGVGPALARQVWDYFHPSDEPAGEELAS, encoded by the coding sequence TTGAGCTTGCCCCTGCTGCAGCAACCCGAACGCCTCAAGGTCCGGCTTAAGGAGGTGCCCTCCGAGCCGGGCTGCTATCTGCTGCGCGACGCCAGCGATCGCATCCTCTATATCGGCAAGGCCAAGGTGCTGCGCAATCGGGTGCGCAGTTATTTCCAAAGTGGTAGCGGCCATGGCCACAGCCCGCGCATCTCCCTGATGGTGCGCCAGGTGTGTGAGATCGAATTCATCGTCACCGACAGTGAAGCCGAGGCGCTGGCGCTTGAATCCAACCTGATCAAGCAGAACCAGCCGCATTTTAATGTGCTGCTGAAAGACGACAAGAAATATCCCTATCTCTGCATCACCTGGAGTGAGGCCTACCCGCGCATCTTCATCACCCGGCGGCGGCGGTTTCGCTCGCCCCTGGATCGCTTTTACGGGCCCTATGTGGATGTGGGCTTACTGCGCCGCACCCTCACCCTGGTGAAGCGGGTTTTTCCGCTGCGCCAGCGACCCCAGCCGCTCTACAGGGAGCGCACCTGCCTCAACTACGACATCGGCCGCTGCCCAGGCGTGTGCCAGGAAAAGATCAGCTCCGAGGCCTACCACCTCACCCTGCGCCAGGTGGCGATGGTGTTTCAAGGGCGCAACGAGGAGCTGCTTGAGCTGCTGAATGAACAGATGGGTAAATACGCCGAGCGGCTTGACTTCGAGAGCGCCGCGCGGGTGCGCGACCAGCTGCAGGGCATCGACACCCTCACCGCTGACCAGAAAATGAGCCTCGGCGACAGCTCGGTGAGCCGTGATGTGGTGGCATTAGCCGCGGATGAGCGGGTGGCGGCGGTGCAGCTGTTCCAGATGCGGGCCGGCAAGCTGGTGGGGCGGCTTGGCTTCACCGCTGATGCCGTAGGCGCCGATGGCCAGCCTTTGGAGCCCGGCCGCATCCTGCAGCGGGTGGTGGAGGAGCACTACAGCCAGGTGGAGCCGGTGGAGATTCCCCCCGAGCTGCTGCTGCAGCACGCCTTACCCCAGCAGCCCCTGATTGAGGAGTGGCTGGCGGAGCGCCGCGGCCGCAAGGTGAAACTTGCCGTGCCCCAACGGCAGCAGAAAGCCGATCTGATCGAGCTGCTGGAGCGCAATGCCAGCTACGAGCTGCAGCGGGCCCAGCGTGGCGCCGAGCAGCAACTGCTGGCCACTGAAGACCTGGCCCAGCTGCTGGAGCTGCCAACCCCCCCCCGTCGCGTCGAGGGCTACGACATCAGCCACATCCAGGGCAGCGACGCCGTTGCCTCCCAGGTGGTGTTTATCGATGGTCTGCCGGCCAAGCAGCACTACCGCAAATACAAGATCCAAAGCAGCTCGATCCGCTCCGGCCACTCCGACGACTTCATGGCCATGGCCGAGATCATGCGCCGCCGCTTCCGCCGCTGGGCCCAGGCCAAGGCCGAGGGTGCCGACTTGGGCGAGCTCAGGCGGGCCACCAACACCACCCTCCACACCGCTGGCCTCAATGATTGGCCCGATGTGGTGATGATCGACGGTGGTAAGGGTCAGCTCTCGGCGGTGATGGAGGCCCTGCGGGAGCTGAATTTGCACGAAGAGCTGGTGGTGTGTTCCCTGGCCAAGCAGCGGGAGGAGGTATTTATGCCAGGGGCCAAGCAGCCCCTGGAGAGCGAGCCCGACCAGCTGGGTGTGCAGCTCCTGCGCCGCCTGCGCGATGAGGCCCACCGTTTCGCTGTGAGCTTCCATCGCCAGCAGCGGGGCGAGAGGATGAAGCGCTCGCGTCTCTCCGATATCCCCGGCCTGGGACCGAAACGGGTCAAGGAGTTATTGGCCCACTTCCGCTCGATTGATGCCATCCAGTTGGCCAGTCCAGAGCAGATCGCCGCTGCCCCGGGAGTGGGGCCGGCCCTGGCCCGCCAGGTGTGGGATTACTTTCATCCGAGTGACGAGCCCGCCGGCGAGGAGTTGGCCAGTTGA
- a CDS encoding cryptochrome/photolyase family protein: MIGIWVLGDQLDPLQAALAAHTPATARVLLIESSSVLQQRRYHRQKLVLVWSAMRHFAAELRQRGWTVDLLESPTFAEALKDWLAEHEISELHLMEPAERPFREAIEQLPLPAPLVWHLSNAFLWSRDDFGAWAAPYKQLRMELFYREGRKRFGVLMSDDGQPLGGQWNYDQENRKAPPKGLVGPEPLVFEPDAITLAVIAKVDQLAQELEAAAEPGLPGISAPFGWAVTRSQALAVLEHFIDTRLDGFGPFQDAMVSGQPTLWHALLSPYLNIGLLQPLEVIRRLEQAGLERGTPLACLEGVIRQILGWREYTHGLYWWFGADYPARNHFGANRPLPEWLEQLGGSGMACMDTVLAELEFNGYAHHIQRLMVLANYGLIAGLDPQAFTAWFHRMFVDGYDWVMQTNVLGMGLFADGGMLASKPYAASGNYINRMSSYCKGCRYNPKQRTGADACPFNSLYWDFLARNQEGLRRNHRMGLVMKQLEKIPADELAAIRATASAH, encoded by the coding sequence GTGATTGGCATCTGGGTGCTGGGCGACCAGCTGGACCCCCTCCAGGCAGCTTTGGCTGCCCACACCCCCGCAACCGCCCGGGTGCTGCTGATTGAGAGCAGCTCGGTGCTGCAGCAACGCCGCTATCACCGCCAGAAGCTGGTGCTGGTGTGGAGTGCCATGCGCCACTTCGCGGCCGAGTTGCGCCAGCGGGGGTGGACGGTAGACCTGCTTGAGTCCCCGACCTTTGCTGAGGCGCTGAAGGATTGGCTGGCTGAGCACGAGATCAGCGAGCTGCACCTGATGGAGCCAGCCGAGCGCCCCTTTCGTGAAGCGATTGAACAGCTGCCCCTGCCTGCGCCCCTGGTGTGGCACCTCTCCAATGCCTTTCTATGGAGCCGGGATGATTTCGGCGCCTGGGCTGCTCCCTACAAGCAGCTGCGCATGGAATTGTTCTACCGGGAGGGCCGCAAGCGTTTTGGCGTGCTGATGAGCGATGACGGCCAGCCGCTTGGTGGCCAGTGGAACTACGACCAGGAGAATCGCAAGGCACCGCCCAAGGGGCTGGTGGGGCCAGAGCCCTTGGTCTTTGAGCCCGATGCAATCACCCTGGCCGTGATTGCCAAGGTGGACCAGCTGGCCCAGGAGCTTGAGGCCGCTGCAGAACCTGGCTTACCAGGGATTAGTGCGCCGTTCGGCTGGGCAGTTACCCGCAGCCAGGCGCTGGCGGTGCTGGAACATTTCATCGATACGCGGCTCGATGGCTTTGGCCCCTTCCAGGACGCCATGGTCAGCGGCCAGCCCACCCTGTGGCACGCCCTGCTCTCCCCTTATCTCAACATTGGCCTGTTGCAACCGCTTGAGGTGATCCGCCGGCTGGAGCAGGCAGGCCTGGAGCGGGGTACGCCCCTTGCCTGCCTTGAAGGGGTGATTCGCCAGATCCTGGGCTGGCGCGAATACACCCACGGCCTTTACTGGTGGTTTGGCGCCGACTATCCCGCCCGAAATCACTTCGGCGCTAATCGTCCGTTGCCCGAGTGGCTGGAGCAGCTGGGCGGCAGTGGCATGGCCTGCATGGACACGGTGCTGGCCGAGCTTGAGTTCAACGGCTACGCCCACCACATCCAGCGCTTGATGGTGCTAGCCAACTACGGCTTGATCGCCGGCCTCGATCCCCAGGCCTTCACCGCCTGGTTTCACCGCATGTTTGTTGACGGCTACGACTGGGTGATGCAAACCAACGTGCTCGGCATGGGGCTGTTTGCCGATGGCGGCATGCTGGCCAGCAAGCCTTACGCCGCCAGCGGTAATTACATCAATCGGATGAGCAGCTACTGCAAGGGCTGCCGCTACAACCCGAAGCAGCGCACTGGAGCGGATGCCTGTCCCTTCAACTCGCTCTATTGGGATTTCCTGGCTCGGAACCAAGAGGGTCTGCGCCGCAATCACCGCATGGGGCTGGTGATGAAGCAGCTAGAGAAGATCCCCGCCGACGAGCTGGCGGCGATCCGGGCCACCGCTTCAGCCCACTGA
- the hemJ gene encoding protoporphyrinogen oxidase HemJ has protein sequence MPLLTLSWPAEAYLWFKTLHIVGVVVWFAGLFYLVRLFIYHREAEELEESLRPAFQAQYGLMERRLANIITTPGMVVALVCAAGLLSVNPAWLQQGWMHAKLAFVAALLAYHAFCYLLMGQLNRGVCSWSPKQLRALNELPTLLLVIVVMLVVFKNQFPTGAATWFIVALVVFMAASIQFYARWRRLRAERLSPSA, from the coding sequence ATGCCTTTATTGACCCTGAGCTGGCCCGCCGAGGCCTACCTCTGGTTCAAGACTCTCCACATCGTGGGGGTGGTGGTGTGGTTTGCCGGGCTTTTCTATCTAGTGCGGCTGTTCATTTATCACCGCGAGGCTGAGGAGCTGGAGGAGTCCCTGCGGCCGGCTTTCCAGGCTCAGTACGGCTTGATGGAGCGCCGTCTGGCCAACATCATCACCACCCCCGGCATGGTGGTCGCATTGGTATGTGCGGCTGGCTTGCTGAGCGTGAATCCCGCCTGGCTGCAGCAGGGCTGGATGCACGCCAAGTTGGCCTTCGTGGCTGCCCTGCTGGCCTACCACGCCTTTTGCTATTTGTTGATGGGCCAGCTCAACAGGGGAGTCTGCAGCTGGAGCCCTAAGCAATTGCGGGCTCTAAACGAGCTTCCCACCCTGCTGCTGGTGATCGTGGTGATGCTGGTGGTGTTCAAAAACCAATTCCCCACTGGTGCTGCCACCTGGTTCATCGTGGCCTTGGTGGTGTTCATGGCCGCTTCGATTCAGTTCTATGCCCGCTGGCGGCGGCTGCGGGCGGAGCGGTTATCCCCGAGTGCCTGA
- a CDS encoding PHP domain-containing protein, protein MPAGGGCGRSGYPRVPDPPVPDHPLRQVLRQLTPACCPSRVNFHCHTICSDGSLSPLELAQQALDLGLEHLAITDHHSLAAHGPAMEVFEAAASEGRAVPSFWRGVEISCLLEGCLVHVLVLGFDADHPSLEPYLQGRALVGPALQAEAVLEAGHQAGGLLLLAHPARYRLPFQRLIAAADRLGFDGAEAWYDYQMQPRWTPTPLVCDAIAAELQQRGLLMSCGTDTHGLALLGR, encoded by the coding sequence ATGCCCGCTGGCGGCGGCTGCGGGCGGAGCGGTTATCCCCGAGTGCCTGATCCCCCGGTGCCTGATCACCCCTTGCGGCAGGTGCTCCGTCAGCTGACGCCGGCCTGCTGCCCTAGTCGGGTCAATTTCCACTGCCACACCATCTGCAGCGACGGCAGCCTGAGCCCCCTTGAGCTGGCCCAGCAGGCCCTAGACCTCGGCCTGGAGCACCTGGCCATCACCGATCACCACAGCCTGGCCGCCCACGGGCCTGCCATGGAGGTGTTTGAGGCGGCGGCTAGCGAGGGTCGTGCCGTGCCCAGCTTCTGGCGAGGGGTGGAAATCAGCTGCTTACTCGAGGGTTGTTTGGTGCATGTGCTGGTTCTTGGTTTTGATGCCGATCACCCCAGCCTTGAGCCCTATCTGCAGGGGCGGGCGCTGGTGGGGCCAGCGCTCCAGGCTGAGGCGGTGCTGGAAGCGGGGCACCAAGCGGGGGGCCTGCTGCTGCTTGCCCATCCCGCCCGCTATCGCCTGCCCTTCCAGCGGTTGATCGCCGCAGCCGATCGTCTCGGTTTTGATGGCGCCGAGGCGTGGTACGACTACCAGATGCAGCCGCGCTGGACACCAACGCCTCTGGTGTGCGATGCGATTGCCGCTGAGTTGCAGCAACGTGGTCTTTTGATGAGTTGCGGTACCGATACCCATGGACTAGCGCTTCTCGGCCGCTAG
- the cobN gene encoding cobaltochelatase subunit CobN produces MHRLASVPGGGAAADIGALVEQPAAPVLLLSSADTDLLAIDQLLEREPQLLTAELRGLNLAALAHPAQIDHYLNSTVRHARLVVVRLLGSRGHWSYGLEQLQSWAGSAPERQLLVLAGTADEEQVLAELGTVAPELAIGLARCLRQGGPANLRQVLQVLQGLLEGRSPAPPRAEPLADPLPHDWQQEQGPRVGVIAYRALLQAGDLAMMDATLLALRQAGLCPRALWVSGLRDRAVQRGVADLLQREGVQAVLCSTSFASVQFEEAGLGAPLWEQLGVPVLQLLCSSQPRSRWQTSSIGLGPTDLTLQVALPELDGRLTTRIGAFKETVGASESLASALQRYQPDPERLAWIAQLCANWIRLRQTPAAERRVALVLANYPTRNSRLANGVGLDTPASTALILQWLAGAGYKLEGRVPVDGEALIQMLLAGRSNDPESEHRPALTLLPLARYQAWYACLPSEGRQRLEAVWGPPELDVALVSAAGAAAGFPIRGLQLGHVSVLIQPDRGYDRDPALSYHSPDLPPTHAYLAQYLWLRQEFGADAVVHVGKHGNLEWLPGKGLGLSASCFPEWALGPLPHLYPFIVNDPGEGSQAKRRSQAVILDHLTPPLGRAGLHGALQRLEVLLDEYWEACQLGSERAGPLRQTLAEQLENLELPLGGGAELDSRLDAADGYLCELKEAQIRLGLHTFGTLPEPGRLAELLLCLARCPLAAQPGLTQALAQDLQLSFDPWGDEDGKPLAQADQQRLQAAFGGELPRLVGDGVALLEAQALTLVEQELAGEQPSQAKPSPLPGPRLQQALMHLRQALMPPLLACGRAEREAFLRGLEGERIAAGPSGAPTRGRPDLLPTGRNFYSVDLRGLPTEAAWDLGRRSAELLLELHLQEQGEHLGSLALSVWGTATMRNGGEDIAQALALLGVRPVWDGPTRRMVDLEVIPLSLLGRPRVDVTLRISGLFRDAFPQLVGWVNRATELVAALTEPEEDNPLAAAYRREGHSARVYGSAPGAYGAGLQGLIDSGHWEERADLGEAFLNWSSWRYDSQAGASGQAEIEAQADRSGLEQRLKAVQVVLHNQDNREHDLLDSDDYYQFQGGLSAAVERVSGQRPALWFGDHSRAARPRLHRLEREFDKVLRSRVLNPRWIEAMKGHGYKGGFEMAASLDYLFAYDASTGRVPDWGYGAICDQWLGDQTVRDFLVQSNPWALRDMAERLLEAHNRGLWEGAQKNQLEQLRQLVLDSESLIEQR; encoded by the coding sequence ATGCATCGCTTGGCATCGGTACCTGGGGGAGGAGCAGCAGCCGATATCGGCGCTCTGGTGGAGCAGCCTGCCGCGCCTGTACTGCTGCTCAGTAGTGCCGACACCGACCTGCTGGCGATTGACCAATTGCTTGAGCGGGAACCTCAGCTGCTGACAGCGGAGCTGCGCGGCCTAAACCTGGCTGCCCTGGCTCACCCGGCCCAGATCGACCACTACCTCAATTCCACGGTGCGCCACGCCCGGCTTGTGGTTGTGCGATTACTGGGGAGCAGGGGCCACTGGAGTTACGGCTTAGAGCAGCTCCAGAGCTGGGCAGGCTCAGCCCCTGAGCGGCAATTGCTTGTGCTGGCTGGCACGGCTGATGAGGAGCAGGTGCTGGCGGAGCTGGGCACTGTCGCCCCTGAATTAGCAATCGGCCTGGCCCGCTGCCTGCGGCAGGGGGGACCGGCCAACCTGCGCCAGGTGCTGCAGGTATTGCAGGGTCTGCTTGAAGGTCGGTCCCCAGCGCCGCCACGAGCCGAGCCCCTCGCCGATCCACTACCCCATGACTGGCAGCAGGAGCAAGGCCCTCGCGTAGGCGTGATCGCTTACAGGGCCCTGCTGCAGGCCGGTGACCTGGCCATGATGGACGCCACCCTGCTAGCCCTGCGCCAGGCGGGACTATGCCCGCGGGCGCTGTGGGTAAGCGGCCTACGGGATCGGGCGGTGCAGCGGGGTGTGGCCGACCTGCTGCAGCGGGAAGGAGTTCAGGCCGTGTTGTGCAGCACCTCCTTTGCCTCTGTGCAGTTTGAGGAAGCCGGACTAGGGGCGCCGCTATGGGAGCAACTCGGTGTGCCGGTGCTGCAGCTGCTTTGCAGTAGCCAGCCCCGCAGCCGCTGGCAGACCAGCAGCATCGGCTTGGGCCCAACCGACCTCACCCTCCAAGTGGCCTTGCCAGAGTTGGACGGGCGGCTCACTACCCGCATTGGCGCCTTTAAGGAGACCGTGGGTGCCAGCGAGAGTCTTGCCTCGGCCCTGCAGCGCTACCAACCGGATCCGGAGCGGCTGGCCTGGATCGCCCAGCTCTGTGCCAACTGGATCCGCCTGCGCCAGACCCCAGCCGCCGAACGCCGAGTTGCGCTTGTGCTGGCCAATTACCCAACCCGCAACAGCCGCCTCGCCAATGGTGTTGGACTCGATACGCCGGCCTCAACGGCCTTGATATTGCAGTGGCTGGCCGGGGCTGGCTACAAGCTGGAGGGTCGAGTGCCTGTCGATGGCGAGGCCCTGATCCAGATGCTGCTGGCTGGACGCAGCAACGATCCGGAAAGCGAGCACCGACCCGCCCTGACCCTGCTGCCCCTTGCCAGATACCAGGCCTGGTATGCCTGCCTCCCCAGCGAGGGCCGCCAAAGGCTCGAGGCGGTGTGGGGGCCGCCTGAACTCGATGTCGCTCTGGTTAGCGCCGCCGGAGCTGCAGCCGGCTTCCCGATCCGGGGCTTGCAGCTGGGGCATGTGAGCGTGTTGATCCAGCCTGACCGCGGTTACGACAGGGATCCGGCCCTCAGTTACCACAGTCCTGATCTGCCCCCAACCCATGCCTACCTGGCCCAATACCTCTGGCTACGCCAAGAGTTCGGCGCCGATGCGGTGGTGCATGTGGGCAAGCACGGCAATTTGGAATGGTTGCCTGGCAAGGGATTGGGGCTGTCCGCCAGCTGTTTTCCGGAGTGGGCCCTAGGGCCGCTGCCTCACCTTTATCCCTTCATCGTCAACGATCCAGGCGAGGGCTCCCAGGCCAAGCGACGCAGCCAGGCAGTAATCCTCGATCACCTGACACCGCCCCTCGGACGGGCGGGCCTGCATGGGGCGCTGCAACGACTTGAGGTTTTGCTGGATGAGTATTGGGAGGCATGTCAGCTCGGCAGTGAACGGGCCGGCCCCCTGCGCCAGACCCTGGCCGAGCAGCTCGAGAATCTGGAGCTACCCCTCGGCGGCGGCGCGGAGCTTGATAGCCGGCTCGATGCTGCCGATGGCTACCTCTGCGAGCTCAAGGAGGCCCAGATCCGTCTAGGGCTTCACACCTTCGGCACCTTGCCGGAGCCCGGTCGCCTGGCGGAGTTGCTGCTCTGCTTGGCCCGCTGTCCGTTGGCAGCGCAACCCGGCCTCACCCAGGCCCTGGCACAAGACCTCCAACTCAGCTTCGACCCCTGGGGCGATGAAGACGGCAAGCCCCTGGCCCAGGCTGACCAGCAACGGCTCCAGGCCGCCTTTGGCGGAGAGCTGCCGCGCCTGGTGGGAGATGGGGTAGCGCTGTTGGAGGCGCAAGCTCTGACCCTGGTGGAGCAGGAGCTGGCCGGTGAGCAACCAAGCCAAGCCAAGCCTTCGCCATTGCCTGGACCCAGGCTGCAGCAGGCGCTGATGCACCTGCGCCAGGCCCTGATGCCCCCACTACTGGCCTGCGGCCGTGCCGAGCGGGAAGCCTTCCTGCGGGGCCTGGAGGGCGAGCGCATTGCCGCAGGACCCTCCGGCGCCCCCACCCGCGGCCGACCAGACCTGCTGCCAACGGGGCGCAATTTTTACAGCGTCGACCTGCGCGGGCTACCCACTGAAGCGGCCTGGGACCTGGGCCGACGCAGCGCCGAACTGCTGCTGGAACTGCACCTACAGGAGCAGGGGGAGCACCTGGGCAGTTTGGCCCTCTCGGTTTGGGGCACGGCAACGATGCGCAATGGCGGCGAAGACATCGCTCAAGCCCTAGCCCTTCTTGGCGTACGACCGGTTTGGGATGGACCCACCCGCCGCATGGTGGATCTGGAGGTGATTCCCCTCAGCCTGCTGGGCCGTCCCCGGGTGGACGTGACCCTGCGCATCTCAGGACTGTTCCGCGACGCTTTCCCCCAACTGGTGGGGTGGGTTAACCGGGCCACTGAACTGGTAGCCGCTCTAACCGAGCCAGAAGAAGACAACCCCCTCGCCGCCGCCTATCGCCGCGAAGGCCACAGCGCCCGCGTCTACGGCTCAGCGCCAGGCGCCTACGGAGCAGGACTGCAGGGCCTGATCGACAGCGGCCACTGGGAGGAGCGGGCTGACCTGGGCGAGGCTTTTTTGAACTGGAGCAGCTGGCGTTACGATAGCCAGGCCGGGGCTTCTGGGCAGGCTGAAATCGAAGCCCAGGCCGACCGGAGCGGCCTGGAGCAGAGGCTGAAGGCGGTTCAGGTGGTGTTGCACAACCAGGACAACCGGGAGCACGACCTGCTCGACTCCGACGACTACTACCAGTTTCAGGGAGGCTTGAGTGCGGCTGTGGAGCGGGTCTCAGGGCAGCGCCCAGCGCTTTGGTTTGGCGACCATTCCCGAGCTGCCCGGCCTCGGCTGCACCGGCTGGAGCGGGAATTTGACAAGGTTCTGCGCAGCCGCGTACTCAACCCCCGCTGGATCGAAGCGATGAAAGGCCACGGCTACAAAGGCGGCTTCGAAATGGCTGCCAGCCTCGATTATTTGTTTGCCTACGACGCCAGTACCGGCCGAGTCCCTGACTGGGGCTACGGCGCCATCTGCGACCAGTGGCTCGGGGATCAGACAGTGCGTGATTTCCTGGTGCAGAGCAATCCCTGGGCCCTGCGCGACATGGCTGAACGGCTACTGGAAGCCCACAACAGGGGTCTATGGGAAGGGGCACAAAAAAACCAGCTGGAGCAGTTGCGCCAGCTGGTTCTTGACAGCGAAAGTCTAATTGAGCAGCGCTAA
- a CDS encoding branched-chain amino acid transaminase, with the protein MHQFLPYAWFGGRCVPFAEATLSVATHALHYGTGAFGGMRALPNPSDPAEILLFRADRHTRRLSQSARLLLTELAEETIHDAIVTFLRANKPTCPVYLRPFVYTSDLGIAPRLHNIETDFLIYGLELGDYLSPEGVSCRISSWTRQEDRSLPLRGKISGAYITSSLAKTEAVKSGFDEALLLNSRGKVSEASGMNLFIVRDGVLITPGVDQDILEGITRASVLELAQAMGIPTLERPVDKSELFVADEVFLSGTAAKVTPVRRVETTDMPGQRPVMTAIRERLTAITEGRDSAYDHWVTRIRVDG; encoded by the coding sequence ATGCACCAGTTCCTGCCCTACGCCTGGTTCGGTGGCCGATGCGTGCCCTTTGCCGAAGCCACCCTGTCGGTGGCCACCCACGCCCTCCACTACGGCACTGGAGCCTTTGGCGGCATGCGGGCCCTGCCCAATCCCAGCGACCCGGCTGAGATTCTGCTTTTCCGCGCCGATCGCCACACCCGCCGCCTCAGCCAGAGTGCCAGGTTGCTGCTCACTGAGCTAGCCGAAGAAACCATTCACGACGCGATCGTGACCTTCTTGCGGGCAAATAAACCAACCTGCCCGGTTTATTTGCGCCCGTTTGTGTACACCAGTGATTTGGGTATCGCACCCCGGCTGCACAACATTGAGACCGACTTTCTCATCTACGGACTGGAGCTGGGCGACTACCTCTCTCCGGAGGGTGTGAGCTGCCGCATCTCCTCTTGGACCCGCCAGGAAGACCGCTCCCTGCCCCTGCGCGGCAAGATCAGTGGCGCTTACATCACCAGCTCCCTGGCCAAGACAGAAGCTGTAAAAAGCGGTTTTGATGAGGCCCTGCTGCTCAATAGTCGCGGCAAGGTGAGTGAAGCCAGCGGCATGAATCTTTTTATTGTTCGAGATGGCGTACTTATCACCCCCGGGGTTGATCAGGACATCCTTGAAGGCATCACCCGGGCCAGCGTGCTGGAACTGGCCCAGGCCATGGGCATCCCCACCCTGGAGCGTCCTGTCGATAAGAGCGAGCTGTTTGTGGCCGATGAAGTGTTCCTCAGTGGCACCGCCGCTAAGGTCACTCCGGTGCGCCGGGTGGAGACCACCGACATGCCTGGCCAGCGGCCGGTAATGACCGCGATTCGCGAGCGCCTAACGGCAATCACGGAAGGCCGCGATTCCGCCTATGACCACTGGGTAACCCGGATTCGCGTAGACGGTTGA